Proteins encoded by one window of Pempheris klunzingeri isolate RE-2024b chromosome 14, fPemKlu1.hap1, whole genome shotgun sequence:
- the rhogb gene encoding ras homolog family member Gb, giving the protein MQSIKCVVVGDGAVGKTCLLISYTTGAFPKEYIPTVFDNYSSQVTVDGRTISLNLWDTAGQEEYDRLRTLSYPQTNVFIICFSISSPASYENVKHKWHPEVSHHCPGVPILLVGTKSDLRNDADTQRKLKEQNQAPVTHQQGINLARQIHAIRYLECSALNQDGIKDVFAESVRAFLNPQPTVSKKLCVLL; this is encoded by the exons atGCAGAGCATAAAGTGTGTGGTTGTGGGCGACGGAGCTGTGGGGAAGACCTGCCTCCTTATCTCCTACACCACCGGAGCTTTTCCTAAAGAGTACATCCCCACCGTGTTCGACAACTACAGCagccag gtgACGGTGGACGGCAGGACCATCAGTCTGAACCTGTGGGACACGGCGGGTCAGGAGGAGTACGACCGGCTGAGGACGCTGTCCTACCCGCAGACCAACGTCTTCATCATCTGCTTCTCCATCTCGAGCCCCGCCTCCTACGAGAACGTCAAACACAAGTGGCacccagag GTGTCTCACCATTGTCCCGGCGTTCCCATCCTCCTGGTCGGCACGAAGAGCGACCTCCGGAACGACGCCGACACCCAGAGGAAGCTGAAGGAGCAGAACCAGGCGCCCGTCACCCACCAGCAGGGCATCAACCTCGCTCGCCAGATCCACGCCATCCGCTACCTGGAGTGTTCGGCCCTCAACCAGGACGGCATAAAGGACGTGTTCGCCGAGTCCGTCAGGGCCTTCCTCAACCCGCAGCCCACTGTCAGCAAGAAGCTCTGCGTCCTGCTGTAG